The following is a genomic window from Coriobacteriia bacterium.
CCTCCCGCCGAGGCGGTGGCCCTGCTCGATGACGTGATCACGCGAATCGTGCGCGGACTCGGAGTCCCGGTGCTTATGGTCGCGGGCAACCACGACGGACCCGAGCGCGTGGGGTTCGCGTCGCGCGTGCTCGATGAGGCCGGCCTGCACGTTGCCGGCGTCATCGGACCAGAGGTGCGCTCGTGCGTGATAGGCCACGGTCAGGACGCCGCCCGATTCTGGCTGCTGCCGTATGCCGATCCCATCGAAACCAGGGCGGCGCTCCAGCAGCCTGAGGTTCGTGACCACGAGGCAGCGGTAGAGGCCTCGGTGGCGCGCATCCGCGCGGCGGCGGCCTCCGAGCCCCTGCAGGTGCTGGTCACGCACCATTTCGTGGCCGGAGGCCTCACAAGCGACTCTGAGCGAGGGCTCACGGTGGGGGGAACGGGCGCCGTCGGTGCATCGGTCTTCGACGGGTTCGACTACGTCGCGCTTGGGCACCTCCATCGGCGGCAGTCGCTTGCCGACGGGCGCATCCACTACCCGGGTTCGGCGCTCAAGTACGCCTTCGACGAGAGCGCGCAAGCCAAAGCGGTCTCGCTCGTCGAGTTGACCGCAGGCGAGCCTCCCCGCGTCGAAGCGGTCGAGCTCGGTGCCGCTCGGGATGTGCGGCGCATCAACGGCACATTCGCCGAGCTGCTCGCTTCCGCCGCAGCCGACGCGCGCCGCGACGACTACATCGAGGCGGTGCTCGACGAGACCATGATGCCGCCGGATGCGCGCGGGCGGCTTGCCGAGCTCTACCCCAACCTCATGCGCGTCGTGCGCCGACTGGAGGCGAGCGACCCGGATTCTGACATCGGCGAGCCCGGCACGGTGCACGTGGAGCGCCTCTCGGACGAGCAGGTGTTCGAGCGCTTCTACGAGTTCGTGACCACGGGAGTGATCGCTGAAGCGCAGCGCGCCACCCTTCATGCGTTGCTCGCCCAACGCAAGGCGGGTGAGACGCGATGAGGCCGATTGTGCTCACCATCTGTGCATTCGGACCTTATGCGGCCACTCAGACCGTGGACTTTCGCGAGCTCGGCGACAAGCGCTTCTTCCTCATCCACGGCCCCACCGGAGCGGGCAAGACATCCGTGCTCGATGCGCTGACTTTCGCGCTGTACGGCGCCACCACCGGCGACGAACGCAGCGGAAAGGAGATGCGCGCACTGCAGGCCGATGCGGCGCAGCTCACCGAGGTGACCTTCGACTTCGGCGTGGGCCCGGACACCTATCGCATCTGGCGCCAGCCCGAGCAGGAGCGGCCGAAGAAGACGGGCGGCGGCACCACCGTGGAGAAGCCCAAGGCGGCTTTGTGGAAACGCACGGGGTGCGCCTCGGATGCGGATGAGGGCGAGGTGCTCGCCACCAAGATCGGCGAGGTCGATGCGCGCGTTCGCGAGATTCTCGGGTTCGACTGCGACCAGTTCCGCCAGGTGGTCGTGCTGCCGCAGGGGCGCTTCCGGGAGGTGCTGTCCGCAGACGTCAAGACACGCGAAGACATACTGCGCCAACTCTTCAGGACCGAGCGCTTCGTGCGCATCACCGATTTTCTCAAGCAGCGGCGCAACGAGGCTCGGCGAGCCGTAGAGGATCTCTTCTCGCAACGCGCCGGCGTCTTTGCCAACGCCGGTGTCGAGTCGCGAGATGAGCTCGACGCCTTGGTCGGGGCCGCTGAGACGGCCGTTCGTGACGCGGAGAACGTGAGCACGCACGCCGCTAGCGTGGCAGAGTCGGCACGAGCGGCGCTTGAAGCTGGTCGTTCGGTCGCCACGGTGCTCGCCGAGGCGAAGACCGCTGCCGAGGCGCTTGAAGCGCTCGAGGCGGGCAGTGACGACATCGTCTTGGTCCGTGACGAGCTGGCGGGCGCACGCGCCGCACTGGGTGCGCAGTCCGCGTTCGACGCGAGGCGTGTTGCACATGAGACGCTCGCTCGCGTCTCGGTTGAGCACGCTGCCGCTGTCACGGAGCTTCCGAAGCTCGAGGGCGCGCACGTGCTGGCCTGCCAGGCAGCCGACGCCGCCGACGCCGTCGAGGCCGCGATCCACGAGATCGATCGGCTCGAACTCGCGGCCACCGAGGCCGAGCGCCACGCCGCAGAAGCAGGCCGCCTTGCCGAGTTTCGGGCCAGCGCGGCGGGGGCCGAGGCCGAGCTGGCAAAGGCCCGCGAGCAACTCGAATCAGTGCGTGACGAGGCGACCGCTGCCCACACGTCCGCGTGCGAGGTCGAGGAGCGCTGGCGCGCGAATCGTGCGGCCGCCCTTGCCGAGGCCCTGAAGCCCGGGGAGCCGTGCCCGGTGTGCGGCGCGTCGGAGCATCCGGCTCCCGCTGTTGCGGGCCAGGCCGCGGTTGCCGACGCCGAGCTCGACGCGACGCGCGCGCTCGCGGCGCGGACTGCGGCGGCACATGCTGCGGCCGCGGAGCGGGTCACCGCGGCGGAACGGACACATGTCACCGCGTCGGCGAAGGCCGCGACAGAGGTGCAAGCGGCAGGTGAGGCTGCCGAGGCGGATCCACTCGAACTCGCTGCGGAAGCGGCAACGTTGCGCGAAGACGTGACGCGTCGGCGCGCGGAACAGTCCCGGGCAGCGGCCGACCTGGCGGACTGTCGGGCGAAGCGCGACGCCGCGACGGAGGCGCTCGGAGGCGCTCGAACGGCGCTGAGTTCGGCATCCCTGCGCCTTGAGGAGGCGAAGGCATCCATCGAGGCCTGCGACGAGGCCTTCGCCGCCGCGCTTGCGACCTCCGGACTTGAAGGCGAGCGCGACTTCACCGAGCGCCGCCGCACCCCGGCCGAGATCGACGCACTCGAAGGCCGCGTCAGGGCGTTCGACACCGCGCTCGCAGCAGCCAAAGACCGCGCGGCGCGAGCGACGGCGGCCGCCCAAGCGAGCGAGACTGTCGACATCGCCGCCCTCGAGAGTACCGCTGTAGCGACGGCCGCCGAGGCCGCCCGCACGGCAACCCAGCTGGGGGCCGCCCGCGAGGTCCTCGAAACGCAGAGGACTGCGGTCGCCACGATCGAGCGCTACGAGCGCGAAGGCACCGAAGCGTCGGTGGCCTACGAACTCGTGGCACGGCTCGCAGAGGTCGCAGAGGGCAACAACGACCTCAAGCTTTCGCTCCAGCGCTACGTCTTGGGTTCGTACCTCGACGACGTGCTGACGCACGCGAACCACCGCCTGCAGCTGATGACGGGTGGTCGCTACCGGCTCCAGCGGTCCACCGCCGTGGAGCATCGCGGCCGAGCGGCCGGGCTCGCGCTTGCCGTCTTCGACGAACAGGCGGGTGAGTCGCGGCCGGCGGGCACGCTGTCGGGAGGCGAGGGGTTCCTCGCGTCACTCGCCCTCGCTCTTGGCCTAGCCGAGGCGGTTCAGGCGCACGCGGGCGGCGTGAAGCTCGAGACGATCTTCATCGATGAAGGTTTCGGTACCCTCGACCCCGAGTCGCTCGATACGGCGATCACGACGCTGCTTGGGCTGGCTGGTGTGGCCGCGGATCAGGGGCGGCTCGTCGGCATCATCAGCCACGTGCCCGAGCTCAGACAGCGCATCGACGCTCGGCTGGAGATAACGCCTTCAGAGCACGGAAGCACGGCACGCTTCCTCGTGTAGTACCGACGCGGCTGAGCCGGTCAGCGCATCGTCGCGATGGCTGCCGCCACCACGATGAACGCACCGACGACGGTGACGACGATCGTTGCGAACGCGAGGGGCCCCGTTGCCAGAGGCGTCATGTGTCCCGATTCGTTGGCGCTGGCGACGCGTCCCCGGGCGAGCAGCGCCACGAGCGTTCCTGCGCCGAATCCGAGCCCGAGTATCGCCCCCATGAGGGGCGTGCCCATCGCTACGGAAGTGGCGAGCACGGGTAGCAGCGGAACGCACGGCATGATCCCCACAAGCAGACCGAGCAGCCAAGGCGAGCGCTGGTGTGTCGCGTAGGAGATGGCCCGAGCAAAGGAAGGGCTGCGAACGAGCCAGGTGCCCGGGCCGGGCACGGGCATCGCGCCGATGTTCGGACGCGCGAAGATCGTGATTCCCGCCACTATCATCGAGGTTCCCGAGAGCGCCAGCAGCCACTCAGGCAGGTAGTGGATCCGAGACAGGTGCGATACCGGCGACTCCGGGGCAAAGAGCATCCAGCCGAACAGCCCGAAGACGGTGGTCATGACGACGTTTCCACCGATGCGTCCGGAGTGGTAGGCCCCCGACGCGACGACGCGGTCAACGTCCGCGCCAGCGCGCCGCATGCTGACAAACGATGCGAGCATCAGCGGGCACATCGAGAAGACCGCTGCGACGCCCAGCGCGAAGGAGCCGACGAGGCATGCCAACAGAGCGACCTGGGATAAGGGCATAAAGCTGAGCTCGAGCACGTGCACGATCCTCTCGTCAGCGGAACGGTCCCATTAAAGACCCTGAAAGGGCATCGCGTCCACCGCCTGGGCGCAGACGGCATGCGCCGGGCAGAGCGGCGGGTAGATTCAACGTGGAGGTGACGCAGGGTGTTCAGCGATCGCGTGGACGCAGGCGAGCAGTTGTCTCGGCCCGTGCGTGCGCTGCTGGCCGAGCCCCCCGGTGGCGATGATGCCGCGCTCATCCTCGGGATCCCTCGCGGCGGCGTCGTCGTGGCGGCGCAGGTCGCTCGCGCGCTCGGATGCCAACTGGCGGTAGCAGTGGCTGCCAAAGTCGGTGCGCCGGGGTACGCCGAGTACGCCGTAGGAGCCGTTGCCGCTGATGGCGAGGTTGTGGCGAACCCGGCGGCGGGCTACTCGCTGGGCGAGGTCGAGGCGTTGGCCGGCCCCGCACGAGCCAAGGTTCAGCGCGAGGTAGCCAGGTGGTCGAGCGGTTCGCTCGCCCCGGCGGTCGCAGGCAAGACAGCGGTCCTCGTCGATGACGGCCTTGCGACGGGGTTGACCGCGCTCGCCGCGGTAGGGTGGCTGCGACGGGCGGGCGCCGCCCGGATCGTGGTGGCCGCTCCGGTCGCCCCGCCCGACACCGTGCGCATGCTCCAGGATGTGGCCGACGACGTCGTCATCGTCGAGGTGCCCGAGCACTTCGCGGCCGTTGGTCAGTTCTATCGCCGCTTCGGTCAGACCGACGACGCCGAGGTCGATGCGGCGCTCGGGCTCTAAACGGCGAGGCACGATACACTGGGCCGACGTCCGTATCGCCCGGGAGCCGCTGTGACCGAACGCTGGGTCGCCCGTGACTTCGATATCGTCAACTCCCGACCCCCCGCGGCTCAGCGCACCCGTATGTTCTTACCGTACTGAGACCACGCGGCTGCATGCGCGGCGTCCGCGTGGTAGGCGCGTAGCCGCCATGTTCCCTTCGTGAACGAGCTCGTGGCCGAGTAGGTGGAGCGGCCGCGCACGGTGGAGACCCTCGCAAGGATGTAGCCTCCGGCGCGCTGCCACCGCCCACGACCGAGGTAACGCTCGCGGTAGACCTTCACGACGCGTGCGCCATTCGC
Proteins encoded in this region:
- a CDS encoding SMC family ATPase, whose amino-acid sequence is MRPIVLTICAFGPYAATQTVDFRELGDKRFFLIHGPTGAGKTSVLDALTFALYGATTGDERSGKEMRALQADAAQLTEVTFDFGVGPDTYRIWRQPEQERPKKTGGGTTVEKPKAALWKRTGCASDADEGEVLATKIGEVDARVREILGFDCDQFRQVVVLPQGRFREVLSADVKTREDILRQLFRTERFVRITDFLKQRRNEARRAVEDLFSQRAGVFANAGVESRDELDALVGAAETAVRDAENVSTHAASVAESARAALEAGRSVATVLAEAKTAAEALEALEAGSDDIVLVRDELAGARAALGAQSAFDARRVAHETLARVSVEHAAAVTELPKLEGAHVLACQAADAADAVEAAIHEIDRLELAATEAERHAAEAGRLAEFRASAAGAEAELAKAREQLESVRDEATAAHTSACEVEERWRANRAAALAEALKPGEPCPVCGASEHPAPAVAGQAAVADAELDATRALAARTAAAHAAAAERVTAAERTHVTASAKAATEVQAAGEAAEADPLELAAEAATLREDVTRRRAEQSRAAADLADCRAKRDAATEALGGARTALSSASLRLEEAKASIEACDEAFAAALATSGLEGERDFTERRRTPAEIDALEGRVRAFDTALAAAKDRAARATAAAQASETVDIAALESTAVATAAEAARTATQLGAAREVLETQRTAVATIERYEREGTEASVAYELVARLAEVAEGNNDLKLSLQRYVLGSYLDDVLTHANHRLQLMTGGRYRLQRSTAVEHRGRAAGLALAVFDEQAGESRPAGTLSGGEGFLASLALALGLAEAVQAHAGGVKLETIFIDEGFGTLDPESLDTAITTLLGLAGVAADQGRLVGIISHVPELRQRIDARLEITPSEHGSTARFLV
- a CDS encoding phosphoribosyltransferase family protein — protein: MFSDRVDAGEQLSRPVRALLAEPPGGDDAALILGIPRGGVVVAAQVARALGCQLAVAVAAKVGAPGYAEYAVGAVAADGEVVANPAAGYSLGEVEALAGPARAKVQREVARWSSGSLAPAVAGKTAVLVDDGLATGLTALAAVGWLRRAGAARIVVAAPVAPPDTVRMLQDVADDVVIVEVPEHFAAVGQFYRRFGQTDDAEVDAALGL
- a CDS encoding sulfite exporter TauE/SafE family protein; amino-acid sequence: MLELSFMPLSQVALLACLVGSFALGVAAVFSMCPLMLASFVSMRRAGADVDRVVASGAYHSGRIGGNVVMTTVFGLFGWMLFAPESPVSHLSRIHYLPEWLLALSGTSMIVAGITIFARPNIGAMPVPGPGTWLVRSPSFARAISYATHQRSPWLLGLLVGIMPCVPLLPVLATSVAMGTPLMGAILGLGFGAGTLVALLARGRVASANESGHMTPLATGPLAFATIVVTVVGAFIVVAAAIATMR
- a CDS encoding exonuclease SbcCD subunit D — encoded protein: MRFLHTGDWHLGRTLHGRSLIQDQAWWLERFVEAVAETKPDAVVIAGDVYDRAVPPAEAVALLDDVITRIVRGLGVPVLMVAGNHDGPERVGFASRVLDEAGLHVAGVIGPEVRSCVIGHGQDAARFWLLPYADPIETRAALQQPEVRDHEAAVEASVARIRAAAASEPLQVLVTHHFVAGGLTSDSERGLTVGGTGAVGASVFDGFDYVALGHLHRRQSLADGRIHYPGSALKYAFDESAQAKAVSLVELTAGEPPRVEAVELGAARDVRRINGTFAELLASAAADARRDDYIEAVLDETMMPPDARGRLAELYPNLMRVVRRLEASDPDSDIGEPGTVHVERLSDEQVFERFYEFVTTGVIAEAQRATLHALLAQRKAGETR